The Halotia branconii CENA392 region TGGTAATATCTGTTAATTTCACTTTGTCAGCAAAGAAAATATAACGATCTAACCATTGCATCAAAAATTCACAACGATTAGGTGAAACCAGTAGTAATACTGCATCATCAAGAACGTAGGCTGTGACTAAATCAATTGTACGGGCGGTGGATGTCACCATGACAGTATCACAGCCTTGTCCTGGTTTGAGGCTTTGAAAGTCGTTAGTACTTTGGTTGTGTAAAAACCTAATCCGGTCATCATCAGAAACACGGATTCTTCCCCAAAGTGAGCGATCGCATATAGCAACTTCTTCTGTCGCTGCTTGGATGGCTGCTATGTCTTTACCGTCAATTGCAGATGTTGGCATAGTGATGAAGAGTTGCTTAGTTTCAATGTTTCTGCATTGAAAATCTTAGCAAATAAAAGTTTGCAGCTTCAATGATGTAGAGATGTATCATGTTCAAAAGACTTATCATTAAGACCGCAGGGGGGCAGCACTTCGGCTCCTTTCGACTGCGCTACTTCGGCTACGCTCAGTACAAGTCAAGGCAAGACGCTCAGTGACCGAAGAAGCGGAGGGGCAGGGGGTTCTTAGCTTTCTTGAGCAAGCCCTGTCCTAGAGCCGTGGAACGCAGCGGAACATGGAGAGAAGTCTGAGCGGAGGCTTCCTCCGATCAGAACTTCGGGGTATGTTCGCGTAGCATGTCCAAGACTTGCCCCGCCCTTACTTCGACTACGCGGTAGTTGAGCGTAGTCGAAACTCAGTAACCATCTAGGGCGCTCGAACTAATGCGGAGTACAAGCTCGTCTGGTGTTTTCCCCATTGCTCCCTGCTCCCTGCTCCCCTGCCTCTTTTGACGACTATTTTTGTAAATTACCAAGGTGTAAACCACACTCTTTAGCAGTGGATTCTTCCCACCACCAGCGACCTTCCCGTTCATGCTGGTTAGGAAGCACAGGTCTGGTGCAAGGTTCACAACCAATACTGACAAAACCGCGTTCGTGCAATTTGTTGTAAGGTACATCTAAGGCGCGGATGTATTCCCACACTTGGGCAGAAGACCAATTTGCTAAAGGATTGAATTTAATTAGTTGATGGTCTGGGGTAGAAAAGGCGGTATCAACTTCAATGACAGGGATATGATTACGGGTGCTGGGACTTTGGTCTTTGCGCTGACCTGTAATCCAAGCATCAAGGGTATTCAGTTTGCGGCGCAGTGGTCTTACTTTTCGGACACCACAGCATTCTTTGTGTCCATCCTGATAAAAGCTAAACAATCCTTTTTCTGATACTAAGGCTTGTACTT contains the following coding sequences:
- a CDS encoding phosphoadenylyl-sulfate reductase, whose amino-acid sequence is MVAAHTDLNIAALEAEYSKTTPKEILNFALETFDNISISFSGAEDVVLIDIASKISKNFQVFTLDTGRLHSETYQFLDQVREHYGIKLEVMFPDAAEVQALVSEKGLFSFYQDGHKECCGVRKVRPLRRKLNTLDAWITGQRKDQSPSTRNHIPVIEVDTAFSTPDHQLIKFNPLANWSSAQVWEYIRALDVPYNKLHERGFVSIGCEPCTRPVLPNQHEREGRWWWEESTAKECGLHLGNLQK